The following proteins are encoded in a genomic region of Fusarium oxysporum f. sp. lycopersici 4287 chromosome 1, whole genome shotgun sequence:
- a CDS encoding hypothetical protein (At least one base has a quality score < 10), with amino-acid sequence MARASDLSWVWGWLPLDDKYEWDSIFTIDEAFDNKYYNITFAAISVLYKILKAISIILVPIAILLGHWLASLAVLILSVVRLSILVLILKVFGDGFESHQEVVRPFFSTMWNIGECLSMSSLLTYFPMIRFRACQAIEIVREHLVSIRDELYEITGIDFHYPDLPDGDITHIQPSDTRAERWMRQLVQEDRIRRRRGIENERIGGHDVIGNQQESLDGGPETPAARTNPHDSDEEMGSFEPGAAGDPGVSSKEEQTPLASTIYDAQMADVWRPNEKESKRIGDAAQNLFKDLMDQDDEDSSEDTKPEREPSMSPMREIVTEDQQANLEDTPMQDMQSSAPPAITAGLHLPIQQPEGPRVQAQPFISPESRPIGQGMSPREEAKLADMLVAAFEEHGPDTPIQDAQPPSVRPQPLTSADPLLEAFRARLKAAETEPQPDKYYAQVPKDRDPLDPVKEATADQRAN; translated from the exons ATGGCACGCGCATCAGATCTTAGCTGGGTCTGGGGTTGGCTGCCCCTTGACGACAAGTACGAGTGGGATTCTATCTTCACCATAGACGAGGCTTTTGACAACAAATACTACAATATTACCTTCGCCGCTATATCCGTTCTTTACAAGATCCTCAAAGCAATAAGCATCATCCTTGTGCCCATCGCAATCCTCCTCGGCCACTGGCTTGCCAGCTTGGCCGTACTAATCCTTTCCGTCGTCAGGCTGTCCATTTTGGTTCTCATCCTGAAAGTATTTGGAGATGGATTCGAAAGCCACCAAGAGGTGGTAAGACCATTCTTTTCCACCATGTGGAATATTGGGGAGTGTCTATCGATGTCAAGCCTCCTTACATACTTTCCCATGATCAGGTTTAGGGCTTGCCAAGCAATAGAAATTGTGAGGGAACATCTCGTTTCTATACGAGACGAGCTATACGAAATCACAGGCATTGACTTTCATTATCCTGACCTACCAGACGGAGACATAACCCACATCCAACCCAGCGATACTCGTGCGGAACGGTGGATGAGGCAGCTGGTCCAGGAGGACAGGATCAGAAG GAGAAGGGGCATCGAGAATGAAAGGATTGGCGGCCATGATGTTATCGGAAATCAACAAGAAAGCCTGGACGGAGGACCAGAAACACCAGCCGCAAGAACCAATCCTCACGACAGTGACGAGGAGATGGGGAGTTTCGAGCCTGGTGCCGCCGGGGATCCCGGCGTAAGTTCAAAGGAGGAGCAGACCCCCCTAGCATCTACAATTTATGACGCTCAAATGGCCGATGTATGGCGACCAAATGAAAAGGAAAGTAAAAGAATTGGAGATGCAGCTCAGAACCTGTTTAAAGACCTCATGGAccaagatgacgaagacTCCTCGGAAGACACAAAACCAGAAAGAGAGCCGTCAATGAGCCCAATGAGAGAGATAGTAACCGAAGATCAACAGGCAAACCTCGAAGATACTCCTATGCAGGATATGCAGTCGTCTGCACCACCCGCCATTACCGCTGGACTTCACCTACCGATTCAGCAACCAGAGGGCCCGCGTGTCCAGGCGCAGCCTTTCATATCGCCAGAGTCTCGTCCCATAGGCCAAGGGATGTCTCCACGGGAGGAAGCCAAGCTTGCGGACATGCTTGTGGCCGCGTTTGAGGAACATGGCCCGGACACACCCATACAAGATGCTCAACCTCCCAGTGTTCGCCCTCAACCTCTCACGTCTGCAGACCCGCTTCTAGAGGCTTTTCGTGCTAGACTCAAGGCAGCAGAAA